Proteins encoded together in one Bactrocera neohumeralis isolate Rockhampton chromosome 4, APGP_CSIRO_Bneo_wtdbg2-racon-allhic-juicebox.fasta_v2, whole genome shotgun sequence window:
- the LOC126754550 gene encoding ERI1 exoribonuclease 2-like isoform X4 — protein MKRAKQLGLVETIYEENGADKNNASSYLNKRNKSQLSTQRYKYLICIDFEATCWADQAPPQWRESEVIEFPAILVNVQTGKIEAEFHKYVMPIESPKLSAYCIELTGIKQQMVDNGMPLQTAIMMFQEWLRKELRARNLQLPKMSKDKMTGNCAFVTWTDWDFGICLAKECQRKRLKKPSYFNQWIDLRAVFRAWYKYKPLNFADAITHVGLTFEGRPHSGQDDARNLAALAHKMTCDGAPLAITKDLAPFQLNSNCML, from the exons GCAACTAGGCCTTGTTGAAACTATATATGAAGAGAACGGTGCTGACAAGAACAATGCATCCAGTTACTTAAATAAGCGAAATAAGTCGCAATTATCAACACAACGTTACAAATATCTAATTTGCATCGATTTTGAAGCAACCTGCTGGGCGGATCAAGCTCCACCACAATGGCGTGAGTCCGAAGTAATAG AATTCCCCGCTATTTTGGTGAATGTGCAGACAGGTAAAATTGAAGCCGAATTCCATAAATATGTCATGCCAATTGAATCGCCGAAGCTGAGCGCTTACTGCATCGAACTTACTGGCATCAAACAACAAATGGTCGATAATGGCATGCCATTGCAAACGGCCATCATGATGTTCCAAGAATGGTTGCGCAAAGAATTACGCGCACGAAATTTACAACTGCCGAAAATGTCCAAGGATAAAATGACTGGCAATTGCGCGTTTGTGACCTGGACCGATTGGGATTTCGGTATTTGCTTGGCGAAAGAGTGTCAGCGGAAAAGGCTGAAGAAACCTTCCTATTTCAATCAGTGGATCGATTTACGTGCCGTTTTCCGGGCGTGGTACAAATATAAGCCGTTAAACTTTGCCGATGCCATAACGCATGTCGGGCTCACATTTGAGGGGCGTCCACACTCCGGTCAAGATGACGCACGCAATTTGGCGGCGCTGGCGCATAAGATGACATGTGATGGCGCGCCACTGGCGATAACCAAGGACCTCGCGCCATTTCAACTCAACTCGAATTGCATGCTTTAA
- the LOC126754589 gene encoding uncharacterized protein LOC126754589 isoform X2, giving the protein MPRNCLNNPENFCYVCGELTFTSQRRNFTSLIEQYYLDYFGFSVRNQDKSWVPHKCCVTCERLLLGWAKQESRHLSFAIPMIWTEPKDHYPNLSSAKRPILHSVELPVPMPPNRSKSENSSPKDGDEFLCLKENFPKLSEAKIKEGIFVGPQIRQLMKDKSFEKKLNDQEKLAWKCFVNVVQNILGNHKAENYKDLINELMISFKALGCNMSLKRHMLDSHLDFFPANLGAVSDEQGERFHQDISLVEKCYQGKWSPGMLADYCRRLKRDLPEAKYSRKS; this is encoded by the exons atgccacgaaactgtttgaacaacccggaaaatttttgttatgtgtgtggagaattaacttttacatctcagcgtcgaaatttcacatcactaattgaacagtactatttagactattttggtttttctgtgaggaatcaagacaaatcctgggttccacataaatgttgtgtaacgtgtgagaggctccttttaggttgggctaaacaagaatctagacatttgtcatttgctataccaatgatttggacggaaccaaaggatcat tatccaaacttgtcttcggccaagagacccatcctacatagtgtcgaactgcctgtgccgatgcctccaaatcgatcaaaaagtgagaattctaGTCCGAAAGATGGAGATGAATTTTTATGTCTAAAAGAGAATTTCCCTAAACTCAGCGAGGCGAAAATCAAAGAGGGAATATTTGTAGGcccacaaatacggcaattgatgaaggataagagctttgaaaaaaaactgaatgatcaggaaaaactcgcctggaaatgttttgtgaatgttgttcaaaatattctaggtaaccataaagcggaaaattacaaagatttaataaatgaacttatgatatcatttaaagctttggggtgtaatatgtccttgaaaagacatatgctggactctcatctggatttctttccggcaaatttgggtgctgtgagtgacgaacaaggtgaaaggttccatcaagacatttccttaGTGGAGAAGTGTTATCAAGGAAAATGGAGTCCAGGAATGCTAGCAGACTATTGTCGGAGACTTAAAagggacctaccggaagccaaatattcaagaaaatcataa
- the LOC126754589 gene encoding uncharacterized protein LOC126754589 isoform X1, producing MPRNCLNNPENFCYVCGELTFTSQRRNFTSLIEQYYLDYFGFSVRNQDKSWVPHKCCVTCERLLLGWAKQESRHLSFAIPMIWTEPKDHVSDCYFCLAQTKGITTKSKHTIQYPNLSSAKRPILHSVELPVPMPPNRSKSENSSPKDGDEFLCLKENFPKLSEAKIKEGIFVGPQIRQLMKDKSFEKKLNDQEKLAWKCFVNVVQNILALGCNMSLKRHMLDSHLDFFPANLGAVSDEQGERFHQDISLVEKCYQGKWSPGMLADYCRRLKRDLPEAKYSRKS from the exons atgccacgaaactgtttgaacaacccggaaaatttttgttatgtgtgtggagaattaacttttacatctcagcgtcgaaatttcacatcactaattgaacagtactatttagactattttggtttttctgtgaggaatcaagacaaatcctgggttccacataaatgttgtgtaacgtgtgagaggctccttttaggttgggctaaacaagaatctagacatttgtcatttgctataccaatgatttggacggaaccaaaggatcatgtaagtgattgttatttttgtttggctcaaacaaaaggtattactaccaaatccaaacacaccatccagtatccaaacttgtcttcggccaagagacccatcctacatagtgtcgaactgcctgtgccgatgcctccaaatcgatcaaaaagtgagaattctaGTCCGAAAGATGGAGATGAATTTTTATGTCTAAAAGAGAATTTCCCTAAACTCAGCGAGGCGAAAATCAAAGAGGGAATATTTGTAGGcccacaaatacggcaattgatgaaggataagagctttgaaaaaaaactgaatgatcaggaaaaactcgcctggaaatgttttgtgaatgttgttcaaaatattctag ctttggggtgtaatatgtccttgaaaagacatatgctggactctcatctggatttctttccggcaaatttgggtgctgtgagtgacgaacaaggtgaaaggttccatcaagacatttccttaGTGGAGAAGTGTTATCAAGGAAAATGGAGTCCAGGAATGCTAGCAGACTATTGTCGGAGACTTAAAagggacctaccggaagccaaatattcaagaaaatcataa
- the LOC126754550 gene encoding uncharacterized protein LOC126754550 isoform X1: MSASESTLIVKNIPIFISDITSILPSAAKEVKPFGRRRVLLTYENEQAAQTVLEQLQQLEVKPGKQLNVTFFRKNVKPVANTNIAKTTTSSKATQTKLHPSNETALPQISKYVSQLFACDAKLNFVQPPPPYLKYAYPRITPDILDAISIALMSNTRFYTQVLHLMNRMNLEPPFGAKSAGMCLSKLWPRDVSTQTMEEAVAVSEISEVLPEATKVVDEKSESELESSEEDDAKSNYPRTSMQMQLKRKAAEELEAQFKKKARQLLQTTLRKQKHVESIGSASKNVPQNVFEQSESFSKKSKIAVKIQHQQSTRPLEPFVLPSDLSATRLSLEQLQALPIYKNYQIGAPSNKLYIKNLAKDVSEEDLKQLYARFVAADNIQIKVMQQGRMKGQAFVTFHGLSEADAAVMMAKALAETNGFVLRQKPMVVCYGKK, encoded by the coding sequence atgagtgCTTCTGAATCTACACTTATAGTAAAGAATATACCAATATTCATAAGCGATATAACATCGATATTACCATCGGCAGCGAAGGAAGTGAAACCATTTGGGCGCCGACGGGTGCTCCTCACCTACGAGAATGAACAGGCGGCTCAAACCGTTTTGGAGCAGTTGCAGCAGTTGGAAGTTAAGCCTGGCAAACAGCTGAATGTAACATTCTTTCGCAAAAATGTGAAACCTGTTGCAAATACTAATATTGCGAAAACGACGACCTCTAGCAAAGCGACGCAGACTAAACTACATCCAAGCAATGAGACGGCATTGCCACAAATCAGCAAGTACGTGTCGCAGCTCTTTGCTTGTGatgctaaattaaattttgtacagcCGCCACCACCTTATCTTAAATATGCTTATCCACGTATTACACCAGATATACTAGATGCCATAAGTATTGCTTTAATGAGTAACACACGTTTTTACACACAAGTGCTGCATCTGATGAACCGCATGAATTTGGAACCACCTTTTGGCGCTAAATCGGCAGGTATGTGTTTAAGCAAACTTTGGCCACGTGATGTAAGCACGCAAACTATGGAGGAAGCAGTGGCAGTAAGTGAAATTTCTGAAGTATTACCTGAAGCAACTAAAGTGGTTGATGAAAAATCGGAATCCGAATTGGAATCTTCCGAGGAAGATGATGCCAAATCAAACTATCCACGTACATCAATGCAAATGCAGTTGAAACGCAAAGCAGCTGAAGAGCTTGAAgcgcaatttaaaaaaaaagcgcgCCAGCTATTGCAAACAACACTGCGAAAACAAAAGCATGTGGAGAGCATCGGTAGCGCCAGCAAAAATGTGCCTCAAAACGTATTTGAACAGTCAGAATCGTTtagtaaaaaaagcaaaatcgcAGTAAAAATACAACACCAACAAAGTACGCGACCTTTAGAGCCCTTTGTGCTGCCCTCAGATCTAAGTGCAACACGACTTTCACTAGAACAATTGCAGGCGCTCCCTATTTATAAGAATTACCAAATAGGTGCACCTagtaataaattgtatataaagaaTCTTGCTAAAGATGTCAGCGAAGAGGATCTAAAACAGCTCTACGCGCGGTTTGTAGCAGCTGATAACATTCAAATCAAAGTGATGCAACAGGGACGCATGAAAGGACAAGCATTTGTGACATTCCATGGACTGAGTGAAGCAGATGCAGCTGTAATGATGGCAAAAGCGTTAgcggaaaccaatggttttgtgTTGCGGCAAAAGCCGATGGTGGTGTGCTATGGCAAAAAGTAG
- the LOC126754550 gene encoding ERI1 exoribonuclease 2-like isoform X2 — MSASESTLIVKNIPIFISDITSILPSAAKEVKPFGRRRVLLTYENEQAAQTVLEQLQQLEVKPGKQLNVTFFRKNVKPVANTNIAKTTTSSKATQTKLHPSNETALPQISKQLGLVETIYEENGADKNNASSYLNKRNKSQLSTQRYKYLICIDFEATCWADQAPPQWRESEVIEFPAILVNVQTGKIEAEFHKYVMPIESPKLSAYCIELTGIKQQMVDNGMPLQTAIMMFQEWLRKELRARNLQLPKMSKDKMTGNCAFVTWTDWDFGICLAKECQRKRLKKPSYFNQWIDLRAVFRAWYKYKPLNFADAITHVGLTFEGRPHSGQDDARNLAALAHKMTCDGAPLAITKDLAPFQLNSNCML, encoded by the exons atgagtgCTTCTGAATCTACACTTATAGTAAAGAATATACCAATATTCATAAGCGATATAACATCGATATTACCATCGGCAGCGAAGGAAGTGAAACCATTTGGGCGCCGACGGGTGCTCCTCACCTACGAGAATGAACAGGCGGCTCAAACCGTTTTGGAGCAGTTGCAGCAGTTGGAAGTTAAGCCTGGCAAACAGCTGAATGTAACATTCTTTCGCAAAAATGTGAAACCTGTTGCAAATACTAATATTGCGAAAACGACGACCTCTAGCAAAGCGACGCAGACTAAACTACATCCAAGCAATGAGACGGCATTGCCACAAATCAGCAA GCAACTAGGCCTTGTTGAAACTATATATGAAGAGAACGGTGCTGACAAGAACAATGCATCCAGTTACTTAAATAAGCGAAATAAGTCGCAATTATCAACACAACGTTACAAATATCTAATTTGCATCGATTTTGAAGCAACCTGCTGGGCGGATCAAGCTCCACCACAATGGCGTGAGTCCGAAGTAATAG AATTCCCCGCTATTTTGGTGAATGTGCAGACAGGTAAAATTGAAGCCGAATTCCATAAATATGTCATGCCAATTGAATCGCCGAAGCTGAGCGCTTACTGCATCGAACTTACTGGCATCAAACAACAAATGGTCGATAATGGCATGCCATTGCAAACGGCCATCATGATGTTCCAAGAATGGTTGCGCAAAGAATTACGCGCACGAAATTTACAACTGCCGAAAATGTCCAAGGATAAAATGACTGGCAATTGCGCGTTTGTGACCTGGACCGATTGGGATTTCGGTATTTGCTTGGCGAAAGAGTGTCAGCGGAAAAGGCTGAAGAAACCTTCCTATTTCAATCAGTGGATCGATTTACGTGCCGTTTTCCGGGCGTGGTACAAATATAAGCCGTTAAACTTTGCCGATGCCATAACGCATGTCGGGCTCACATTTGAGGGGCGTCCACACTCCGGTCAAGATGACGCACGCAATTTGGCGGCGCTGGCGCATAAGATGACATGTGATGGCGCGCCACTGGCGATAACCAAGGACCTCGCGCCATTTCAACTCAACTCGAATTGCATGCTTTAA